A genomic region of Saprospiraceae bacterium contains the following coding sequences:
- a CDS encoding M1 family metallopeptidase, whose amino-acid sequence MMRIHFLAIFLAIQLFGNLYSQQSFTRKDSLRGALRPERAYNVLFYDLDIKFDISAQSIEGILEMEYIPSENLKKLQLDLFENMEVVKVLKGGRELKHHREFDALFIETADSKGSKEKIKVYYKGKPIKAKNAPWDGGFVWKKDENGQPWVGVACEGTGASLWWPNKDHLSDEPDKGMKIRLTVPEELMAISNGNLETVSPSEKGFKTWIWKVSYPINNYNVSFYIGDYIHISDKYQSKDSTWLDLDYYVLKGNESKAKAHFEQVHKMLESYEHYFEKYPFWNDGFALVESPYLGMEHQSAIAYGNKFQRGYLGGLIPEEFNFDFIIIHESGHEYFGNAVSVSDHADMWIHEGFTTYMEALYLEYLYDKKAALRYLDHQRKLIKNNSPIVGPKDVNYSGFPDSDQYYKGSWMLQTLRFALKNDAQWFKLIKEFYTTYKFKNIQTEDFINFVNKFTGKDFHPFFNVYLYKSEIPSVQLRVEYSGTKTRIFYKLNCSESKLEMPIEINLDGKIIQLDANTSERNIEFNRVFKNVKAVNHQALVNIP is encoded by the coding sequence ATGATGAGAATCCACTTTTTAGCAATTTTTCTTGCCATCCAGCTTTTTGGCAATTTGTATTCACAGCAATCCTTCACCAGAAAAGACAGTTTGCGTGGAGCACTCCGACCGGAAAGAGCCTACAATGTCCTTTTCTATGATTTAGATATTAAATTCGATATATCCGCGCAATCAATTGAAGGAATCCTGGAAATGGAATATATACCGTCAGAAAACCTCAAAAAGCTTCAGCTGGATTTGTTTGAGAATATGGAAGTTGTAAAAGTCCTCAAAGGCGGTAGAGAACTAAAACATCATAGAGAATTTGATGCCCTATTTATTGAAACAGCAGATTCAAAAGGAAGTAAGGAAAAAATAAAGGTTTATTATAAGGGCAAACCCATCAAGGCTAAAAACGCTCCCTGGGATGGGGGTTTCGTTTGGAAAAAGGATGAAAATGGACAGCCTTGGGTTGGTGTAGCTTGTGAAGGCACCGGTGCGAGTTTGTGGTGGCCCAATAAAGATCATTTATCAGATGAACCCGATAAGGGTATGAAAATCCGATTAACAGTACCAGAAGAACTAATGGCTATATCTAATGGCAATTTAGAAACAGTAAGTCCATCTGAAAAAGGCTTTAAAACCTGGATCTGGAAAGTTTCTTATCCCATCAACAATTACAATGTCAGTTTTTATATTGGCGATTACATCCATATATCCGACAAATACCAATCTAAAGACAGCACTTGGCTGGATCTCGATTATTATGTACTCAAAGGAAATGAAAGTAAAGCCAAAGCACATTTTGAACAGGTTCATAAGATGCTGGAGAGCTATGAGCATTATTTTGAAAAGTATCCTTTCTGGAACGATGGTTTTGCTTTGGTCGAATCGCCCTATTTAGGAATGGAACATCAGAGTGCCATAGCATATGGAAACAAATTTCAAAGAGGATATCTGGGTGGCTTGATTCCTGAGGAATTTAATTTTGATTTTATCATCATCCATGAAAGCGGGCATGAATATTTTGGAAATGCAGTTTCCGTAAGTGACCATGCAGATATGTGGATCCATGAAGGATTTACTACTTATATGGAGGCTTTGTATTTAGAATATTTATATGATAAAAAAGCGGCCCTTCGCTATTTAGATCATCAACGAAAGCTCATTAAAAACAACAGTCCGATCGTGGGCCCAAAAGATGTCAATTATAGTGGATTTCCAGATAGCGATCAATATTATAAAGGCAGCTGGATGTTACAAACATTGCGTTTTGCTTTAAAAAATGACGCCCAATGGTTTAAATTGATCAAAGAATTTTACACAACTTACAAATTCAAAAACATTCAAACAGAAGACTTTATCAATTTTGTCAACAAATTCACCGGCAAAGACTTTCATCCGTTTTTTAATGTTTACTTATACAAATCTGAGATTCCAAGTGTGCAACTTAGAGTCGAATATTCCGGGACGAAAACGAGAATTTTTTATAAATTAAATTGTTCTGAATCAAAACTTGAAATGCCCATTGAGATCAACCTGGATGGTAAAATTATTCAACTTGATGCTAATACCAGTGAAAGGAATATTGAATTCAATAGAGTTTTTAAAAATGTGAAAGCCGTCAATCATCAGGCATTGGTGAATATTCCGTAA
- a CDS encoding threonylcarbamoyl-AMP synthase translates to MNPRYFEEAIETAQLLSTGKIILYPTDTIWGLGCSIHFKNSISRIYEIKGRDIQKSPILLVSSLEMLNRYIHRIHPRIDTLLSYHQRPLTVIFPKTKDLPDEVLASDGSVAIRICQDPFCKIMIEALNAPILSTSANLSNEPSPRIFTEISESIKQNVDYIVRHRQNEMTEGVASTIIRYDKDGEIIVLRE, encoded by the coding sequence ATGAATCCACGCTATTTTGAAGAAGCCATTGAAACCGCCCAATTGTTATCAACTGGAAAGATTATTCTTTATCCTACAGATACCATTTGGGGATTAGGTTGTTCCATACATTTTAAAAATTCAATTTCAAGAATTTATGAAATCAAAGGCCGGGATATACAAAAATCTCCAATCCTCCTGGTTTCTTCCCTGGAAATGCTCAACAGGTATATCCACAGAATTCATCCTCGCATTGATACTTTGTTGAGTTACCACCAAAGACCGCTCACGGTGATATTTCCCAAAACAAAAGATCTACCCGATGAAGTTCTTGCTTCAGACGGTTCCGTCGCCATTCGCATTTGCCAGGATCCATTTTGCAAAATCATGATAGAAGCTTTGAATGCTCCGATTCTTTCCACTTCTGCAAATTTATCAAACGAGCCCAGCCCGCGCATATTTACCGAAATCTCTGAAAGCATAAAGCAAAATGTGGATTACATCGTAAGGCATAGGCAAAATGAAATGACAGAAGGTGTGGCAAGTACCATCATTCGCTATGATAAGGATGGGGAAATTATTGTGTTGCGGGAATGA
- a CDS encoding SDR family NAD(P)-dependent oxidoreductase, whose protein sequence is MKKVLITGINSGIGYHLALLLADHGFRVIGTLRDFDKAPAEISQHPGIRVFEMHIDSDEDIENAYKPIREFIGRDGLFALINNAGMVEPGPLAYIPIDKFKYVFQINVFGPLKLIQLCLDSLLTHGKGSRIINMSSVSGLFASPFLGAYAGSKFALEGLSDSLRRELNLLGIHVIKLNPGSLKTGIWRKQLDMAQNTRRIYLSLTSGMPMKLFSKWNQNPSR, encoded by the coding sequence TTGAAAAAAGTATTGATCACAGGTATTAATTCAGGCATCGGTTACCATCTTGCATTGTTGTTGGCAGACCACGGATTCAGGGTGATAGGAACCTTGCGCGATTTCGACAAAGCACCAGCTGAAATTTCGCAACATCCCGGTATCCGCGTATTCGAAATGCATATCGATTCTGATGAGGACATTGAAAATGCATACAAGCCAATAAGGGAATTTATCGGACGAGACGGCTTGTTTGCATTGATTAATAATGCAGGTATGGTGGAGCCCGGCCCACTGGCATACATCCCCATAGATAAATTTAAATACGTTTTCCAAATCAATGTCTTTGGACCTTTAAAATTGATTCAATTGTGTTTGGATTCACTTCTAACTCATGGTAAAGGATCTAGGATCATCAATATGAGTTCTGTAAGCGGTTTATTTGCATCTCCTTTTCTGGGTGCATATGCCGGGTCTAAATTTGCGCTGGAAGGATTGAGTGACAGCCTTCGGCGCGAACTGAATTTATTGGGAATTCACGTCATAAAGTTGAATCCCGGGAGTTTAAAAACCGGCATTTGGAGAAAACAGCTGGATATGGCACAAAATACCAGACGAATCTATTTGAGCCTTACCTCAGGCATGCCAATGAAACTATTCTCAAAATGGAATCAGAATCCATCCCGGTAA
- the rplS gene encoding 50S ribosomal protein L19: MELIKYVQDQLMDISRIPEFSPGDTIVVSYKIIEGNKERIQDFKGDVINIRGEGKNKTFTVRKVSSGIGVERIFPISSPNISEIKLIKKGKVRRAKLFYLRGLSGKKARIKERNYGVKEQPVTEAGE; the protein is encoded by the coding sequence ATGGAACTCATTAAATACGTACAAGATCAATTGATGGACATTAGCCGGATTCCGGAATTCTCACCTGGCGATACCATCGTGGTGAGCTATAAGATCATCGAAGGAAATAAAGAACGTATCCAGGATTTCAAAGGCGACGTGATCAACATTCGTGGAGAGGGAAAAAACAAGACCTTTACGGTAAGAAAAGTTTCCAGCGGCATAGGTGTAGAAAGAATTTTCCCCATATCTTCTCCGAACATATCTGAAATTAAATTGATCAAAAAGGGTAAAGTGCGGAGAGCAAAACTCTTCTATCTCCGTGGCTTATCAGGCAAGAAAGCCCGTATCAAGGAGCGCAATTACGGTGTCAAAGAACAACCGGTTACAGAAGCTGGAGAATAA
- a CDS encoding gliding motility-associated C-terminal domain-containing protein — MKKFIFCLCVLGLGGVWMPLKAKHIVGGDMYYECILLDTSRKTVNFRITMKLYRDCSNPEGALFDTDAKFGIYEKLIDGRFRFVKDITNLRYQGPINRIDPNASNPCLIVPPGVCVEEASYQFTTGNLALLSTGSYYISYQRCCRNETISNILDPGLAGAALTIEITAEAQRLCNSSPKFKGLPPVVICVNNPIDYDHSAIDNEGDLITYEFCAPLIAGGQDGSAGGKNSCFGVTPDPSSCLPPYLPVTFKPPLYSTIYPMGGNPLVTIHPITGFISGKPEVQGQFVVGVCIKEYRNGVLLTETRRDFQFNVTYCEPKVFASIQADSTINSGETFVINSCGELDVDFINRSTDVQFISSYQWDFDIQGSKQSSTSRNARFSFPQLGTYVGKMFVNKGTQCADSLNIKVNVFPDIRANYQFQFDTCVAGPIQFTDLSYTGSNLLTSWNWNFAGSGNAFAQNPVFTFTTPGRKAVMLQVRDVNGCLADTTITIPYYPVPPLLIVDPNQTEGCSPLTICLRNLSVPIDTSYQILWDFGDGTSGKGLAPCHRYESGGIFSVKLQVTSPIGCYTERTYNQLITVRQSPEAKFDINPSKINVFNPKVSLTDQSTFSSSRNWEINNSDKFSQLFFQYTFRDTGIQKVQLVANHINGCSDTLIQYIDVEPIVTYHMPNAFTPNGDANNEEFIGVGYTYGMSDFELVIWDRWGSKVFKTNDPTQGWNGRKDNGGENLPNGVYVYTLRYKTPRGQLLESKGFATLIR; from the coding sequence TTGAAAAAATTTATATTTTGTTTATGCGTCCTCGGACTTGGTGGCGTTTGGATGCCCCTCAAGGCCAAACATATAGTTGGTGGTGATATGTATTATGAATGCATTTTATTGGATACATCCAGAAAAACGGTCAATTTCAGGATCACCATGAAATTATACAGGGATTGCAGCAATCCAGAAGGCGCATTATTTGACACCGATGCCAAGTTTGGCATTTATGAAAAGCTCATCGACGGTAGATTTCGCTTTGTTAAAGATATTACAAATTTAAGGTATCAGGGGCCCATAAACAGGATCGATCCCAATGCAAGTAATCCTTGTTTGATAGTACCTCCTGGGGTCTGCGTGGAAGAAGCCAGTTATCAATTTACAACAGGAAATTTGGCACTTCTATCTACAGGATCATATTATATTTCCTACCAGCGTTGTTGTCGCAATGAAACGATTAGTAATATACTGGATCCGGGCCTGGCTGGTGCTGCTTTAACTATTGAGATTACTGCAGAAGCACAAAGGCTTTGTAACAGCAGTCCTAAATTTAAAGGCCTACCTCCTGTAGTGATCTGTGTCAATAATCCTATCGATTACGATCATTCAGCTATTGATAATGAAGGAGATCTCATTACATATGAATTCTGTGCACCTCTTATTGCCGGCGGTCAAGACGGTTCGGCAGGTGGAAAAAACAGTTGTTTTGGAGTTACGCCCGATCCTTCTTCCTGTTTACCGCCTTATTTGCCGGTGACGTTTAAACCACCTTTATATTCAACGATATACCCTATGGGTGGGAATCCCCTGGTTACGATTCATCCGATTACCGGCTTCATTAGTGGTAAACCTGAGGTACAAGGCCAGTTTGTGGTTGGAGTTTGTATCAAAGAATATCGAAATGGAGTCCTGCTTACGGAAACCAGACGTGATTTTCAGTTTAATGTAACTTACTGCGAACCGAAAGTATTCGCAAGTATTCAGGCAGACTCTACCATCAACAGTGGAGAAACATTTGTGATCAATTCTTGCGGTGAGCTGGATGTAGATTTTATCAATCGAAGCACTGACGTTCAATTCATCTCCAGCTATCAGTGGGATTTTGATATTCAGGGTTCCAAGCAATCGAGTACTTCAAGAAATGCAAGATTCAGCTTTCCGCAGTTGGGTACTTATGTTGGAAAAATGTTTGTCAATAAAGGAACTCAATGTGCGGATTCATTAAATATTAAAGTGAATGTATTTCCAGATATCAGGGCGAATTATCAATTTCAGTTTGATACTTGTGTTGCCGGCCCCATCCAGTTTACAGACCTTTCTTATACCGGCAGCAATCTGCTTACTTCATGGAATTGGAATTTTGCAGGCTCCGGAAATGCATTTGCACAAAATCCAGTATTCACGTTTACGACCCCCGGCCGAAAAGCAGTGATGCTGCAGGTTAGGGATGTCAATGGTTGCCTGGCCGACACGACCATAACCATTCCTTATTATCCTGTGCCACCACTTTTAATTGTGGATCCCAACCAAACAGAGGGTTGTTCACCATTGACCATTTGTCTTCGAAACCTTTCAGTGCCCATTGATACAAGTTATCAAATACTTTGGGACTTTGGAGACGGTACTTCGGGCAAGGGGCTGGCACCCTGCCATCGTTATGAATCCGGAGGTATTTTTTCTGTTAAACTTCAAGTGACTTCGCCTATAGGTTGTTATACCGAAAGGACTTATAATCAATTAATTACAGTTAGGCAATCTCCTGAAGCTAAGTTTGATATCAATCCTTCCAAGATAAACGTATTTAACCCTAAAGTGAGTCTCACCGATCAATCTACTTTTTCCAGTTCCAGAAATTGGGAAATCAACAATTCAGATAAATTCAGTCAGCTCTTTTTTCAATATACTTTCAGAGACACCGGTATACAGAAAGTACAGCTGGTTGCAAATCATATCAATGGTTGTAGCGATACCTTAATTCAATATATTGATGTGGAGCCCATTGTGACATATCATATGCCGAATGCATTCACTCCGAATGGAGATGCCAATAATGAGGAATTTATAGGAGTTGGTTATACCTACGGGATGTCGGACTTTGAATTGGTGATCTGGGATCGATGGGGTTCCAAGGTTTTTAAAACCAACGATCCAACGCAGGGTTGGAACGGTAGGAAAGACAATGGAGGCGAGAATTTGCCAAATGGAGTATATGTTTACACCCTTCGATACAAAACACCAAGAGGACAACTCCTTGAAAGTAAAGGTTTTGCGACATTAATTCGTTAA